The Mesorhizobium sp. B2-8-5 genome segment GAGGCTGGTCAGTTTCGTCCAAATTGGACAAAAGCTGGCGTCGAGCCGCCTGATCGGCGTATCCTTCCGCGCTGGAAGGAGAATGTTCGGATGAACGATCACGAGTTCCTGCGCGTTTATGATTTCGTGGATCGCCTGCGCAGACCTTTCCTCGGCGTGACGGATGTCGAGGACGAGGCCGCCTGGCGCATCATCCACTACCTCATGCGCTCGGAGCTCGAGGGCTATCCGGTGACGATCAGCAAGCTCGCGCTGGTCTCCAATCTCCCTCACGGCACCGCGATCCGGCGCATCCAGGGCATGATCGACGGCGGATTGATCGAAAGGCGGGCGGCTTCCGAAACGGCCAAGCGCTTCACGCTTCACCCGACGGCACGCCTCTCGAACCTCGCCATCAATTATGCGGCGGAGACAAAAGCCCTGATCGCCGAGATCGTCGGCGGCCGTAACAATGAGGAGCATGAGGCCGACTATTATTTCGGCGCGCCGCAGCGCGGCAGTCCGATCATCCCGCCGATCAACCTTTTGACCAACAGGGTCACGAAAGGCGTCGAGCTGCAGTTCCTGCTGAACGACGACAATTACTTCGCCGCCATGCGCAACACGTGGTCGGACTTCCGCAACAATCTGGCGAGCGCCAAGAGCTTCAAGCTGGTGCACCAGAACGATCTTTACCGGGAGGGCCTGGCGAACGGCGCGCGCACCATCTCGGCCTACGACATGATCGCGATCGACATGCCTTGGCTCGGAGAATTCGCGAGCAAGGGACTTGTCCTGCCGATCGGCGAGACGATCCGCGAATCCGGCATCAACCCGATGGATTTCCATCCGTCGATCTGGTCGACGACGACCTGGCAGCGCGTCGAATACGGTGTGCCGATCTATTGCACGATAGAGGTGCTGGCCTGCCGGTCGGATCTCTTCGAAAGCGAGGGGCTGTCGCTGCCGCGCACCTTCGACGACGTCATCAGCGCCGGGCGCGCATTCCACAATCCGGCCGCGGAACGCTACGGCATCGCCTGGAACGCGGCGCACCGGCCGCTGGCATCGAGCTTCATGTTCTTCCTCGGCTGCTGCGGCCAGAGCGTGCTGTCGATCCGCCGCACGCCGACGGGCTATTCCACCGAAAACCTCGATGCGCAGCATATGCGGCCGCAGATCGACAGCGAAGCCGGCCTGCTGGCGCTCGACTACATGCATCGCATGCTGGAGATCGCCCAGCCCGGCGCGCTCGAGGCGCATTGGGACGATTCCTGCGCGGTCTTCCTGCGCGGCCAGAGCGCGATGGGCTATGTCTGGACGATGCGCGCCGCCCAGTTCGAGGCCGAAGTCCGCTCCGCCGTCAAGCGCCGCGTGGCCTACGTTCCGCAGCCTTCAGGACCGGGCGGCACCAACACCTCGCCGATCGGCGGGTTCCTGTTGTGCATCCCTTCCAACATCGATCCGAAGCGTCTGCCGCTGGCGGCCGAAGCGCTGGCCTGGATGGCATCGCGCGAGGCGATGAAGGAGCATGTGAAGAACGGTTTTCCCGTCGCGCCGCGTTTCTCGGTCAGCGCGGATCCGGAGGCGATCGGCAGCTCGCAGCTCGTGCGCTTCGTCGGCAGCCTCGCCAACCGCAATCTGCTGCGCAACTGGCAGCGCCCGCCGGTGCCGTTCTACACCGGCATGGAGCGCATCATCGGCGAGGAGGTTCACGACGCGCTTTCCGGCCGCAAATCCGACCGAGTGGCCCTGAAAGACGCCCAGGACCGCATCGAGCGGATCGTCGACCGCGTCGGCTGAATCCGTTTTCTTGCGACGCGCCTTGAAGCAGTTCAGCGTTTGATGGAATCGCCTGCTGCAACTCCTTGTTTTTGCGCAATTCCACAGGAAAACCGCAGTGCGGTTCTCCTGAAATCTCTTTGTTTTGACGCAATTCCGGACGGAAAACCGCTCACACTTTTCCGGGAATTGCTTAGGCGATCGCTCGTATCGAGCCGCCATCCACGCCCCAGACGGAGGAGGTGACGAAGGAGGCGAGATCGGAGGCCAGGAACACGATGACGTTAGCCACTTCCTCCGGCTTGCCGAGGCGGCCGAGCGGCAGCTGGCGCAGCGACATCTCGTGCTCGACGGCCTTCTGCGGCTCCATATTGTGGAACTTGCCCATGGTTTCGGCAAAGCCGCCGGGCTGGGTCCAGAACGGCGTCCAGATCGGGCCGGGAGCCACGGCGTTGATGCGGATGTTGTTGGCGCCTTCGGTGCGCGCCAGACCCTTGGTCAGGGCGAGCACCGCCGCCTTGGACGCCGAGTAGTCGATCGGAACGCCTTCTGGCTGACGCGCAAGGTCCGAGCCGTTGTTGACGATCGCGCCGTGTCCCTGCTTGCGCATGACCGGCAGGACGACGCGCGTCGTGCGGACATAGCTCATGAAGTTGAGCGAGAAGGTCTTGTCCCACTCGGCGTCGGTCAGTTGGTCGAAGGTCCGCACCGCGCCGGCGCCGACATTGTTGACGAGGACGTCGACCGTGCCGCCGAAATGGGCGATGGCGGCCGTCACTTTCTTCTCGATATCATCTGCCGAGGAAAGGTCGGCCTTGAACGTCGCGGCCGTGCCGCCGGCAGCCGTGACCGCGGCCGACGTCTCGGCGAGGGCCGCTTCGTCGATGTCGAAAAGCGCCACGCGGCTTGCCTCGCGGCCGAACGCTATCGCCGTTTCGCGGCCGATGCCCTTCGCCGCCCCGGTGATCAGCACCACCTTGCCCTTGAGATTGGTTTCCATTTTGATCCTCCCTATCTTGCGGCGAATTGCGCCATGGTTGTTTCGAACGAGCGTCGCGCCGCCTCTTCGAGCGGCAGCACGCGATGCCTCTTTGAAATCACTTCGACCGAGTAGAAGCCGTCGAAGCCGGTCTTGCGGATCGCGTCGATGAAGGCGGGGGGATTGAGCACGCCCTCGCCACAGAGCCGGCGTTCGTAGATCGTGTCTTCCCAAAGCGTGCCGACGACCTTCTCATCCGCGTCGTCGAGCTCGACCGAGACGACATATTGTTTTGGCACGGCGGCGACGGCTTCGTAGGGGATGCCGCCGCGGCCGATATGCCAGATGTCGAGCAGCAGGCCACCATTGGCGTTTGCCGCGCCTTCGACGATGGCGCGCGCGGTTTCCAGGGTGCGCACGTTGGAGAACGGCATCACCTCCACCGCGATCCTAGTTCCGTAACGGGCGGCGTCGTCGCAGATCGCGGCGAAGCTGTCCGTGACCTGCGCAAGGTCGATCGTGTCGGCATCGAATTCCGGCGCGATCTTGACGTCGCGGGCGCCGAGCGCCTCCGCCGCCTCGAAGAGCTCGCGCCGAACCTTGTCCGATGCGGCGCGCAGGGCGCCCGACGCGAACCAGTGGGTGATGAACTCCAGCTCGACATGCGGCATGCCATTGGCCTCGAGGATGCGGCGCATCTCCTTCAGGCCGATCTTCTCGCGCGTCGCCTGCAGATCGGCATGGATCAGGCCGACGCCCTTGTATCCGGCCCTGGCCGCCGCCTCGACACGCCGGGCGAACGGAAAGGGACTGATCTCGTTCGGCGCGAACGGATAGACGTCGCCGGAGATGGTCCAGTAGGCGGCGACGAGTTCAATGGGTTTGCTCATCATGTTCTCCTCAGACCGAGGCGCCTTCCGACCCGGTGCGGAAATCGAAGCTGGTCGTCAGGCCGCCGTCGGCGATGATCTCGGCGCCATTGAGCGCAGTGGAGGCGTCAGAAAGCAGGAAGAGGCCGGCGCGGGCGACCTCGGCCGGATCAAGGATGCGGCCGGCCGGCTGGCGGTTGGCGCGCGCGGCGAGGAAGCGGTCCGGATCGTTGGCGGATTTCATGTGCCGCTCGAAGAGGCCGGCGAGCATCGGCCCGGGGCTCAGCACGTTCGCGCGTATGCCCTGGCGCGCATGGTCCATCGCAACTGTGCGGGTAAGCTGGCGGACCGCGCCCTTCGAGGCGGCGTAGACGGCAAGCTGCTGCTCGGCGAAGGTCGCGTCGATGCTGGCGACCGCCACGATCGGGCCGCCGCCGCGCGCGGTCATCAACGGCAGCATGGCGCGAAAGGCGAGCGCCGTGCCGATGAAATTGACCGACATGGTCCTTTCCATCGCCGCCTTGTCGAATTCGAGGATGGTGCCGACATTCAGCATGGCCGCCGACGTCACGAGGCCAAGCGTTCCAGGATTTTCCCTGGTGATCATGTCCGTGATGCCGGCCCAGGTCGCCTCGTCGGTAACGTCGCCCCGGACATGCGAATAGCGTTCGCTTGCAAGACTCTCGGGCGCCGGCGCGAGATCGACGCCGATCGTGCGCACGCCGCTGTCGGTCAGCAGCCGGGCAATGTTGGTACCAAGACCAGAAGCCGTTCCGGAGACCACGACAAGGTCCGGCAAGGCGTTGCTAAAGACTGGCTCCGTGGCCATGGGGTATTCCTCTTTTCTGACGTCGGGAAGGGTGAGGCACGGCGGCGGGCCGCCGTGCCTCGGATGCGGATAATCAGCGGCCGAGCGCGGCGTTGCAGTCGGCGACGTTGGCCTTGGTGATGATCTCGTGCGGCAGGAAGATCTGCTTCTCCACCTTCTTGCCGTCGAGGAGATCGGCGACAGCCTGCGCGGCATATTTGCCGTCGTCGATCGGCGACTGCAGGACGGTGGCGTATTGCGTACCGTCCTTGATCTGGTTGACGCCCTCGATCGAGCAGTTGGAGCCGACCAGGACCAGGCTTGCCGGATCGATGCCGGCGCGCTTGGCGGCGACGATCACGCCTGACATCATGTTGTCGGCCTGCGCATAGACGCCCTTCACGCTTGAGCCGAGTTGGGTGAAGAGGGCGGCGGCGGCATCCGTCGCCTTGGTCTGGTCCCAGTTGCCGTTCTGCTTGCCGGCCACCTGAATGCCGCTTGCCTTCTTGCCCAGGACATCCTCGAAGCCCTGCGAGCGCTGGATCTGAGGCGGTGTTCCGGGAACGCCCTCGACGATGAAGACCTTGCCGTCGCTGCCGAGCTTCTTGTCGGAGAAACCCTTGATCATGGCTTCGCCGGCGGACTCGCCGTTGCCGATGTCCGACGGGCCGGTGAAGACGTCCCAGAATTGCGAATATTTCTCGTCCGGCCGCGAGTTGGTGATCACCAGCGGGATGCCGGCCTGCTTGATCTTGCGTAGCGACGGCACGATGGCGCTCGCATCCGCGGGCCAAAGCACGATCGCGTCCGGCTTCTGGGCGATTGCCTGGTCGACCTGCGAGGCCTGCTCGGCGGCGTCGTAGTTGTTGATCTTGACCTCGAGATCGATGCCCGCGGCGGCCGCGACCTCCTTGAAGGCGCGCTGGTGGAGCGCGCAATATTCGCATTCCTCGGTGACCGTCAGCAGGATCACCTTCGCGCCCTTGGCCGCGGCGAAGGCCATTCCCGGCGCCATCAGCCCTCCGACGACCGTGGTCGCCAGCAAAAGTTTGGTGAGTTTTGCGAAGTTCATTTTGGTTACTCCTCCCGTTTCAAGGTTGCACGTTCCCCCGCACCGCCGATCGGCTCGGCGGCGTTGCAAGGATCCGTCGGTTGTTTCCGCTAGGCGGAATGCACAGCCCGCGACATTGCGAGCCGTTCGCTCATCCATGCGCCCAACTGACCGTCGAGCAGCACGATCCCCATCAGCACGAGGCCGTTGGCGAAGAGAATCCCCGTCGCCCCCATGCCGATCAGACTCAGTCCATTGTTCATCACCGTCAGGATCAGCGATCCGAGCAGGACATGCGCGGGTGTGCCGGAGCCGCCGCTGAGGGCGACGCCGCCGACGATCGCGGCCGAGACGGCCTGCAGCATCAGCGTGCTGCCGGTGGTCGCCGCGGCGCTGGCGAGGCTCATCGACAGCAGGCTTCCCGCGAGCGCGGCCGTGGCGGCGGAAAGCACGAAGACGATCACCAGCGAGCGGCCGACCCTGGCGCCGCTCGCCGCCGCGACCTGGGGCTTGCTGCCGACGACGCGGATGTCGCGTCCCATCAGCGTGTAGTGCATGAACAGACCGACGAGCAGGAAAGCGGCAAGCGTCACGACGCTGCGCCAGGAAAGGACGGTCAGCAGCGGATCGTCCAGGGCCATGCCGAGGTCGAAATTGTCGGTGCTGATGACCTTGCCGCCGGCGAGCCAGAAGGCGAAGCCGGAGAGCGCCATCATCGAGCCGACCGAGACAACGAGCGACGACACCTTGAAGCGGCTGATCACGAAGGCATTGACCAAGCCGACAAGCACGGCGAACGCCAGCGCGGCGACCACGCCATGGACGAGATTGCCGGCGCCGATGACGAGCGTGATCAGGCCGCCCACGGCGACCATGGAGCCGACGCTCAGATCGAACTCGCCGGCAATCATCGTCAACGACAGACCGAGCGCGACCATGCCGAGCAGTGCGAAGGACTGCATGAGCGCATAGAGATTGCGGCCGCTGATAAAAGCCGGATTCCAGATCGCGAAGGTGGCGACGAGAGCGGCGAGAAGGACAAGGCGCAGCAGCGTCGCGCCGGAAATCATCTTCGACTTGCGGATCGCGGCCATGGTCTTACCTCCTGAAGCCGAGCGCCAGCGCGCCGAGGATCACCGAGCCGATCACCACCAGGCCCTTGACGATGAGCTGGATCTCCAGCGACAGGCCCTTGAGCAAAAGGATGTTGGAGATCATCGCCAGGAACACGGCGCCGATCGCCGCGTCGAGAATCCGGCCCTGGCCGCCCTTGATCGCCACGCCACCGACGAGCACGGCGGCGATCGCGTCGAAATCCAGCCCCGCGCCGAGCTTGAGGTTGCCCTGCGCCGCCTGCGAGCCATAGAGCGCGCCGGCAAAGGCCGCAGCCATGGCGGCGAACATATAGGCAAGCACAAGCGTGCGGCCGACGCGCAGGCCTGTGAAGCTGGCGGCCTTCGGGTTCAGCCCGATCAGGCGAAGCTCCCGGCCGAAGCGGGTCCGCTCGACGATGAAGCTCAGCACGATCGCAGCCAACAGGAAGAGCAGGATCTGATTGGGCAGGCCGAGGGTCCGTCCGACCCCGAGCCAGCTCGCGTCTCCCTGGCCCACGACCGTCAGGCCGCCGGAATAGAACGAGCCGGCGCCGGTGATGATCGAAGCCATCGCTATCGTGGTGATGATCGGATTGGTGCGGAACAGGCCGACGGCGATACCCTGGGCCAACCCGAACAGCCCGCCGATCAGGACCACCAGGATCACGCTCGCGAACAGGCCGAAATGCAGGAAGGATGCAAAAAGAATGGTGGAGACGGCGGCCGTCGCGCCCATCGACAACATGAAGAGATTGCCGGAAAGCGTGATAAGCGCCATGCCGACCGCGGCGATGCCGACCGCGGACGTGGAGTACATGATCGCCGACACATTGGCGCCCGAGGAAAAGCCGGGAATGGTGAATGTTGCCCACAGGGCGAACAGCACCGTGGCTGCCCACACCGCGGTGGATTGGATGCGCTCCGGCCGCATCAGGCTGGCGCCGAGCGCCGCCGCGTCGAATCCGACCAAGGCCCTGCCTCCGCTCCTTATATTGCCGTTGATGCTCATGCCGCCCTCCCGATGTCCGGACCGCGAACGACATCGCCCAGGATGGAATCCATGGTCGTCTCCTCGACCGGCAGGTCGCGGACGATCTCGCCGCGGAAGACTGTGATCACGCGCTGCGACAGTTCCCGGATCTCTTCCAGGTCCGTCGAAAAGAACAGGACGACCAACCCCTCGCGGGCGAGCGCCTGGATTTCGCGGTAGATCTCGGTGCGGGCGCCGACATCGACGCCGCGTGTCGGCTCGTTGAGCACCAGGATCCTGGGCGAGAGCGCGACCGACTTGGCGATCGCCACTTTCTGCTGGTTGCCACCCGAAAGCGTCGACGCCGCAGCCGGCAGCCGGCGGGCGTCGATCTGGAACCGGCGGGCAAGCTCGCCCGCCTGCCTGCGCGCATCGGCGAGCGTCAGGACACCGAAGCGGTTGAGGCGGTCGAGTATCGCCGCTGTGAGGTTGACCTCGATGGGGGCTCCGAGGAAGAGGCTCTTGCCGGCGCGGTCCTCCGAGACATAGGCGATACCGGCACGGCTCGCCGCCGCAATCGAGGTGACCTCGACCGGAGAGCCGCCGACCCTGATCGTGCCGGCGTAGTGTCGCTCCAGGCCTGCCAGCGTTTCGACCAGCGCATTGGCGCCGGAGCCCAACTGACCGATGACGCCGACGATCTCGCCGGCGCGGAAGGCAAGATCGACGGGGCGGTATTTTCCCGCGACGCCAAGTCCCGCCAGCTCGATCACCGTCGCCGCCTCGGGCCCGGCCCGGTCGCGCGTTGCATGCGCCGAGGTTACCTCGCGACCGATCATCTCGGTGACGAGCTCGTCATTGGTCCATTGCGCGGTCGGTTTCGTCAGGATGCGCTGTCCGTTCCGGAACACGGTCGTGCGATCGGTGAGGGCGAAGATCTCCGGCAGGCGATGGCTGATATAGACGACGGCCGTTCCCTTGGCGCGCAGCCAGCGCACCGTGGCGAAGACCCGCTGGATCTCGGCGTCGGAAAGGCTCGCGGTCGGTTCGTCGAGGATGAGCACGCGCGCTCCGCGTATCACGGCGCGGCAGATTTCGAGGAGCTGCTGCTCGGCAATCGACAGGTTTCCGGCCTCGAGGTTGAGCGGCACATCCGACAGCCCGAGCTGATCCAGGGTCTCGCGTGCACGCGCCCTGTAGCGGGCGCGGATATAAAGCTGGGAGATATCGGGGTCGCCCAGAAGCACATTGTCCAGCACGGACAGATGCGGAATGATCGACAGTTCCTGATAGACGACGGAAACAAGTTTCGGATTGGTGAGCTCACCGGGCCGCAGCAAATGCCCGCCGACGCGGACCTCGCCTTCGTCCGCAGGCATGAGGCCGGCGATGATACGCACCAACGTGCTCTTGCCGGCGCCGTTCTCGCCGCAAAGAGCATGGATCTCGCCGGCGTGAAGATCGAAGTCGATGCCCTTCAGCGCATGGACCCCGCCGAACGACTTGCGCAAGTTCGTGACCGTGAGAACGGCTTGCATAGCTCGTGAAACCTCCCAACACCGCGCCTCCGAGCGGTGCCAAAAGGCTTAAACGACAAGTTCGCCGGGGGTCGCGGGTAAATGGTCCATATTGGACTTTCTGTCCTGCCGGCGCATCGTTACCGCGCGGGCTATGTGCAGCACTCCTTCTCGGAGCAACCGATGAATCTGATCTGCGCCGATCTGCGCGAGCTGGCGAGCAGGTCTACGGAGCGTCTTCTTTAGTCGGTCTGGATCCAGACCGCCTTGGTCTCCAGATACTCGTGCAGATGCTCGACGCCGCCCTCGCGCCCGTAGCCGGACATCTTCATGCCGCCGAACGGCACGGCCGGGTCGATGGCGTGATACATGTTGACCCAGACCGAGCCGGCCTTGACGCGGCGCGCGAGCTTGTGCGCGGTGCCGAGATTGGTGGTGAATATGCCGGCCGCGAGACCGTAAGGCGTAGCGTTGGCGCGCGCGACGACCTCATCCAGCGTGTCGAAGGGCATGGCCGAGATGACCGGCCCGAAGATCTCTTCCCGCGCGATGGTCATCTTGTCCGACACCGCGCCGAAGACGGTCGGCGCGATGAAGTTGCCGCCGTCATAGAGCTCGCCCGTCAGCCTTGAGCCGCCGGCGACCAGCCTGGCGCCTTCGTCGTTGCCGGCCTTGATGTAGCCTTCCACCTTGCCGGCCTGCCTCGCATTGATCAGCGGCCCGATCTCGGTTTCCGCCTCGATGCCGTGGCCGATGCGCAGCTTGCCGGCGAACTCGGCGACCCGGCGCACGAATTCGTCATGGATCTCGCGCGCCACGAACAGGCGTGAGCCAGCAATGCAGATCTGGCCGGAATGCACGAACACCGCCATCGCCGCGACCGGCACGGCCTTGTCGATATCGGCGTCGCGGCAGACGATGATCGGCGACTTGCCGCCAAGCTCCAGCGAGACGCGCTTGAGGTTGGCGACGCCGGCGCGGGCGATGGCCTGCCCGGTCAGCGTCGAGCCGGTGAAGACGATCTTGTTGACGTCGGGATGCTCGGCAAGCCGCGCGCCGGCCTCGGCGCCGGTTCCGGTGACGATGTTGACGACACCGTCAGGCACGCCGGCTTCCTGCATCAGCTTCGCGATCAGGAGCGGCGTCAGCGATGCATCCTCCGACGGCTTCAGCACGATGGTGCAGCCGGTCGCCAGGGCCGGCGCGATCTTCCAGATCGAGGCGGCGGTCGGGGCATTCCAGGGGATGATCGCGCCCACGACGCCGACCGGCTCGCGCCGGGTGAAGGTGACGATCTCGCCGGGGATCGAATTGTCGATCGCTTCGCCATGCAGGGCGGTCGCCATGCCGCCATAGAAGCGCAGCATGCCGATGACCCGGCGCCGGTTGGCCAGCGTGCGGGTGATCGGCAACCCCATGTCGAGCGTGTCGGAGACGCTGAGCTCTTCCCAATGTTTCTCGAACAGGTCGGCGATCCGCAAAAGCACGTATTGCCGCTCGTAAGGCGAGAATTTCGACCAGGGGCCTTCGAAGGCCGCGCGCGCCGCGGCCACCGCCGCGTCGATGTCGGCGGCCGACCCGCGCGGCACGGTTGCCAGCACTTCGCCCGTCGCCGGGTTCAGCGCCTGCATCTCCTCACCGGATTGCGCCGCGACCCATTTGCCGCCAACGAACATCGGCCGGAATTCGCCATGGTAGAGCGTGGTGGCCTTCGCCCTCGGGTCGAAGTTCAAGGTCATCGTCTCCTCCTCACGAATTCCGACGCGACTATTACTCCGGCTGCCGGCGACCTCAAACAAGGAAAGCTAAAGGGCGTTCAGAAAATCGGACAACGCGCGTCTTCTCCGTCGGCAATGCATCGACAATGGAGAGGTCTGCGGCGAAGCCCGATCTGACCCAGTCGGTATTGGGCACAGGCCTGTGTCGGTCCGGCAGTCTAACCGGCGCCGGCCTCTTCCATCGCCCGACGTTTTGCAAGGTGCAAGGTTGCGCCAGGCCCGGCCGGCGGTTATGCCGGTCGATATTTCCAGACGAAAGGCAAAACCGATGAAGGTCGTTTCCACCTCCAAATCGCATGGCGGTATCCAGGGCGTCTATTCCCACGCTTCCGAGGTCTGCGCCTGCGACATGACCTTCGCCGTCTTCGTGCCGCCCCAGGCCAAGGACGGGCCGCTCCCGGTCCTGTGGTACCTGTCGGGCCTCACCTGCACGCATGCCAACGTCATGGACAAGGGCGAGTACCGGCGGATGGCATCCGAGCTTGGGCTCGTCGTCGTGTGTCCCGACACCAGCCCGCGTGGACCTGACGTTCCCGACGAGAAGGACAATTGGCAGTTCGGCTGCGGCGCCGGTTTCTACCTCGATGCGACGCAGGAGCCCTATGCGAAAAACTATAGTATGTATTCCTACATCACCGAGGAACTGCCGGCGCTGATTGCCGCCAACTTCCCGGTCGACATGGCACGCCGGGCCATCTTCGGCCATTCGATGGGCGGACATGGCGCGTTGACGATCGCGCTGAAGAATCCTGAGCGTTATCGGAGCTGCTCGGCCTTCGCGCCGATCGTGCAGCCGTCGACGGCCGGCTGGTCGCGGCCGGCCTTCGAAAAATATCTCGGAGCGGACGAAAAGAGCTGGCGGGCCTATGATGCCACGCTGCTGATCGAGGACGGCAAGCGTTTTCCGGAATTCCTCGTCGACCAGGGCACGGCCGACGGCTTCCTGCAGGACGGCCTTCGGCCATGGCTGCTCGAAGAGGCCTGCAAGAAGGCGGGCATCGACCTCACCCTGCGCATGCAGGACGGCTACGACCATTCCTACAATTTCATCTCGACTTTCATGGACGATCACCTGAAGTGGCATGCCGCGCGGCTGGCTTGATTATCTTCCGTAAAATGCGCGCCCGGCCGCCCTGGAATGGTCTATTCCGCGTCAGCCATGGCTGACCATCGGGCATTCACCTTCTGGTGAGCGCGAGAATTTCCGGCGGAACATTCGTCTTTTCGCGCTGTTACATCCTGGCAGCAGCGCGGAAAGGAGCTTCCTGATGGAAAATCCGCAATCCACGGCAAGCATAGCTGGCCATCCCATCCATCCGATGCTCGTCACCATCCCGATCGCCTGTTTCGTCGGGACCTTGCTCACCGATATCGTCTATTGGCGGACAGCCGAAATGACCTGGGCCAATTTTTCGGCCTGGCTTGTAACCGTCGGTGTCATCGTCGGTATTCTGGCCGCCACCGCGGGGCTTACCGACTTTCTTGGCGACCGCAAGATACGCGCTCAGCCGACGGCATGGCTGCATATGGCCGGCAATCTCGTCGCGCTTGTTTTGTCCTTCTTCAACATGCTCATCCACACCCGCGATGCCTGGACGTCCGTCGTGCCAACCGGGCTGATCCTGTCGGCGCTGGTGGTGATCATCCTGATCTTCACCGGCTGGCTCGGCTGGGGGCTGGTCTATCGCCATCATGTAGGAGTGGCCGATGAGACGGTCTGACAGCGCGATCAAATGGACGACCGCGGCGCTTTGCTGCGCAATGGCCGTGGGCGTTGCCGGCTGCAGCGACGACAACACCGACCCGAACACGCAGATCGGCCCGAATCCGAAACTGCCGGAGATAAACCAGTACCTGTTCCCGCCGATGCATCTGGCCTCGGTGGTCGGGTGGAAAAACGACGAAAAGCCGACCGTCGCGCAGGGCCTGCAGATCGAGGCGATGGCTAAGGGGCTTCAGCATCCGCGCTCGCTTTACGTGCTGCCCAATGGCGACATAT includes the following:
- a CDS encoding sugar ABC transporter ATP-binding protein: MQAVLTVTNLRKSFGGVHALKGIDFDLHAGEIHALCGENGAGKSTLVRIIAGLMPADEGEVRVGGHLLRPGELTNPKLVSVVYQELSIIPHLSVLDNVLLGDPDISQLYIRARYRARARETLDQLGLSDVPLNLEAGNLSIAEQQLLEICRAVIRGARVLILDEPTASLSDAEIQRVFATVRWLRAKGTAVVYISHRLPEIFALTDRTTVFRNGQRILTKPTAQWTNDELVTEMIGREVTSAHATRDRAGPEAATVIELAGLGVAGKYRPVDLAFRAGEIVGVIGQLGSGANALVETLAGLERHYAGTIRVGGSPVEVTSIAAASRAGIAYVSEDRAGKSLFLGAPIEVNLTAAILDRLNRFGVLTLADARRQAGELARRFQIDARRLPAAASTLSGGNQQKVAIAKSVALSPRILVLNEPTRGVDVGARTEIYREIQALAREGLVVLFFSTDLEEIRELSQRVITVFRGEIVRDLPVEETTMDSILGDVVRGPDIGRAA
- a CDS encoding aldehyde dehydrogenase family protein, with the translated sequence MTLNFDPRAKATTLYHGEFRPMFVGGKWVAAQSGEEMQALNPATGEVLATVPRGSAADIDAAVAAARAAFEGPWSKFSPYERQYVLLRIADLFEKHWEELSVSDTLDMGLPITRTLANRRRVIGMLRFYGGMATALHGEAIDNSIPGEIVTFTRREPVGVVGAIIPWNAPTAASIWKIAPALATGCTIVLKPSEDASLTPLLIAKLMQEAGVPDGVVNIVTGTGAEAGARLAEHPDVNKIVFTGSTLTGQAIARAGVANLKRVSLELGGKSPIIVCRDADIDKAVPVAAMAVFVHSGQICIAGSRLFVAREIHDEFVRRVAEFAGKLRIGHGIEAETEIGPLINARQAGKVEGYIKAGNDEGARLVAGGSRLTGELYDGGNFIAPTVFGAVSDKMTIAREEIFGPVISAMPFDTLDEVVARANATPYGLAAGIFTTNLGTAHKLARRVKAGSVWVNMYHAIDPAVPFGGMKMSGYGREGGVEHLHEYLETKAVWIQTD
- the fghA gene encoding S-formylglutathione hydrolase, which produces MKVVSTSKSHGGIQGVYSHASEVCACDMTFAVFVPPQAKDGPLPVLWYLSGLTCTHANVMDKGEYRRMASELGLVVVCPDTSPRGPDVPDEKDNWQFGCGAGFYLDATQEPYAKNYSMYSYITEELPALIAANFPVDMARRAIFGHSMGGHGALTIALKNPERYRSCSAFAPIVQPSTAGWSRPAFEKYLGADEKSWRAYDATLLIEDGKRFPEFLVDQGTADGFLQDGLRPWLLEEACKKAGIDLTLRMQDGYDHSYNFISTFMDDHLKWHAARLA
- a CDS encoding DUF2231 domain-containing protein, coding for MENPQSTASIAGHPIHPMLVTIPIACFVGTLLTDIVYWRTAEMTWANFSAWLVTVGVIVGILAATAGLTDFLGDRKIRAQPTAWLHMAGNLVALVLSFFNMLIHTRDAWTSVVPTGLILSALVVIILIFTGWLGWGLVYRHHVGVADETV